The following is a genomic window from Micromonospora cathayae.
GTGAGCTGCAAGGTCTTGTCAGTGATGCGCGTCGCCCGTGAGGTGCACCGGGACGGGCACATGGTTGGATGGATGGGTGACTGCTGAGCTGATCCCCGGCGCGGACAGCGCCGCCCCCGCATCTCCAGCCGTCGACACGGACACGGTGATCAGCCTCGACGGTGTGGGCGTACGCCGCTCCGACACCGCGCTGCTGCACGACGTCGACTGGCGGGTCGAGCTGGACGAGCGGTGGGTGGTGCTCGGCCCCAACGGCGCCGGCAAGACCACCCTGCTCAACCTGGCCGCAGGTCGGCTGCACCCGACCACCGGCGCCGCCCACGTGCTCGGCGAACGCGTCGGCCGCACCGACCTCACCGAACTGCGTACCCGGATCGGGCTGACCACCGCCGCCCTCGCCGAGCGGATCCCCGCCGAGGAGCGGGTCACCGACGTGGTGCTCACCGCCGCCTGGTCGGTGGTCGGCCGGTGGCGGGAGACGTACGACCCGACCGACGAGGCCCGGGCCCGCGCGCTCCTCGGCCAGCTCGGCGTCGCCCACCTCGCCGAGCGCGGCTACGGCACCCTCTCCGAAGGCGAACGCAAGCGGGTGCAGATCGCCCGCGCGCTGATGACCGACCCCGAGCTGATGCTGCTCGACGAGCCCGCCGCCGGGCTCGACCTGGGCGGCCGGGAGGACCTGGTCGCCCGGCTGGCCGAGCTGGCGTACGACCCGGACGCCCCGGCCCTGGTGGTGGTCACCCACCACGTCGAGGAGATCCCGCCCGGCTTCACCCACGCGCTGCTGCTGCGCGACGGCGGCGTGGTCGCCCAGGGGCTGCTCGGCTCCACGCTGACCAGCGACAATCTCTCCAAGACCTTCGGTCTGCCGCTGTTGGTCGAGCGCTCCGGCGACCGCTTCACCGCCCGCGCCGCCTGAGCCGTCACCGCTGCCTGAGCCGTCACCATCGCCTGAGCCTTCACCGCCTGAGTCGTCATCGCCGCGTCGTTGGAGGAGCCTGTGGTGCCGCAGACCCGGGTCGTCGTCGTGGGCAGCGCCAA
Proteins encoded in this region:
- a CDS encoding ABC transporter ATP-binding protein yields the protein MTAELIPGADSAAPASPAVDTDTVISLDGVGVRRSDTALLHDVDWRVELDERWVVLGPNGAGKTTLLNLAAGRLHPTTGAAHVLGERVGRTDLTELRTRIGLTTAALAERIPAEERVTDVVLTAAWSVVGRWRETYDPTDEARARALLGQLGVAHLAERGYGTLSEGERKRVQIARALMTDPELMLLDEPAAGLDLGGREDLVARLAELAYDPDAPALVVVTHHVEEIPPGFTHALLLRDGGVVAQGLLGSTLTSDNLSKTFGLPLLVERSGDRFTARAA